The Flavobacterium psychrophilum genome includes a region encoding these proteins:
- a CDS encoding response regulator — protein MSFTKIRSVIVEDETAAREVLRSYLTKYCPQVEIVGEAQNSREAIPLLHELEPQLVFLDVEMPFGNAFDVLEACSTLSFETIFVTAFSEYSLKALNRSAAYYLLKPISIEELIVAVNKVHEQVMNKELFNRNKVIVENFREPKAEKQQVILPTMEGFEIVKMEEIVRLKGNGNFTDLYLTNGSKKMACRFLKHFSEMLPLPFLRVHKSHIVNLNFVKLYNKGGYITLEDGAEVEISPTYKEDFLKNFK, from the coding sequence ATGAGTTTTACAAAAATAAGAAGCGTAATTGTAGAAGATGAAACTGCTGCCAGGGAAGTATTGCGCAGCTACCTTACCAAATATTGCCCGCAGGTAGAGATTGTTGGTGAGGCACAAAACAGCAGGGAAGCTATTCCCCTATTGCATGAACTTGAACCTCAGCTTGTTTTTCTGGATGTCGAAATGCCATTTGGCAATGCTTTCGACGTGCTTGAAGCTTGCAGCACCCTTAGTTTTGAAACCATTTTTGTTACTGCTTTTTCTGAATATTCGCTTAAGGCATTAAACAGAAGCGCGGCTTATTACCTGCTTAAGCCAATTAGTATAGAAGAACTTATTGTTGCAGTTAATAAGGTGCATGAACAGGTAATGAATAAGGAACTGTTTAATCGCAATAAGGTGATCGTAGAAAACTTCAGGGAACCTAAAGCCGAAAAACAACAGGTTATATTACCTACCATGGAAGGTTTTGAAATTGTAAAAATGGAAGAGATCGTCCGCCTGAAAGGCAATGGCAATTTTACCGATCTTTACCTTACCAATGGCTCTAAAAAAATGGCATGCCGTTTTCTGAAACATTTTTCAGAGATGTTACCGCTTCCTTTTTTAAGGGTTCACAAATCGCACATTGTAAATCTCAACTTTGTTAAGCTTTACAATAAAGGCGGATATATAACTTTAGAAGATGGTGCCGAAGTTGAAATATCTCCTACTTACAAAGAAGATTTCTTAAAGAATTTTAAATAA
- a CDS encoding regulator of cell autolysis, translating into MRSFTAILPILLLLLQIPAELKAQETAPKKKEAPAELKKAATNLERSLLENDNSKIAYNYELLAQGFIDKDDFAKAEENLFKALEIYTAAKNISARARLIRNIAKVQESQNKLRAAAKNYKTAELTATDKTSKTLNSNDYNRLKNAGNAELEDKYLNANIALLNKNDKKGEIADTYIQQAELSLKKSDSTNALEKYQLALPYTKNIPGKAINIYNEIAKLHVSAKRYPEAVEVVKELLEKVKKIKDYETEVAQLQYIASIYFNMGDDADAVNALKESYTIASANGQTFAARESIILLIEYYKTTGDEKAIMELNEEFLKNLDRIILSDNSLTDAKTFKVTEERIRNLENEKMFKDELISRKNTFNYFLLGAMILLLLFFGFIVKTLYSIKTKNKEIALQSLRREMNPHFLFNSLNSVNQFIAQNNELEANKYLTSYSNLMRNTMENSNKDFVTLGNEIENLTKYLELEHLRFKDKFDFEVNVDEKLDNETIWVPNMIVQPHLENAIWHGLRYKEGKGLLKMNVTLDGKKILITVDDDGIGPTKSSELKTHNQKVHNSRGLTNTKERMTLLNELYKTKMSFAVTEKKSPETGTIVYITFPIITKP; encoded by the coding sequence ATGCGCAGCTTCACAGCTATACTACCTATATTGTTACTATTGCTTCAAATTCCTGCAGAATTAAAAGCACAGGAAACAGCTCCTAAAAAGAAGGAGGCACCGGCCGAATTAAAAAAAGCAGCCACAAACCTGGAAAGATCATTACTTGAAAATGACAATTCTAAAATTGCATACAACTACGAACTTTTAGCACAGGGATTTATAGATAAGGATGATTTTGCAAAGGCCGAAGAAAACTTATTTAAAGCACTTGAAATTTATACTGCTGCAAAAAACATTTCGGCAAGAGCCCGGTTGATCAGGAATATTGCTAAAGTACAGGAATCGCAAAACAAGCTACGCGCCGCCGCTAAGAATTATAAGACTGCTGAGTTAACAGCTACAGACAAAACGTCTAAAACATTAAACTCCAATGATTACAACCGCCTGAAGAACGCGGGAAATGCCGAACTTGAAGATAAGTACTTAAATGCTAATATAGCGTTGCTTAATAAAAATGACAAAAAAGGTGAAATAGCAGACACCTATATTCAGCAGGCAGAACTGAGCCTTAAAAAAAGCGACAGTACCAACGCACTGGAAAAATACCAGCTGGCACTGCCGTACACCAAAAACATTCCCGGCAAAGCAATAAATATATATAATGAAATTGCAAAGCTGCATGTCTCGGCAAAGCGCTATCCCGAGGCGGTTGAAGTAGTAAAAGAATTGCTGGAAAAGGTCAAAAAAATAAAAGACTACGAAACAGAAGTAGCGCAACTGCAATATATCGCTTCTATCTATTTTAATATGGGTGACGATGCCGATGCTGTAAATGCTTTAAAAGAATCGTATACGATCGCGTCTGCCAACGGACAAACTTTTGCTGCCCGCGAAAGCATTATACTGCTTATCGAATATTATAAAACTACCGGCGACGAAAAAGCAATTATGGAACTGAACGAGGAATTTCTTAAGAATCTTGATCGCATAATTTTATCTGACAATTCACTGACCGACGCTAAAACATTTAAGGTAACCGAAGAAAGAATACGAAACCTGGAAAATGAAAAGATGTTTAAGGATGAGCTTATCAGCCGTAAAAACACTTTCAACTACTTTTTATTAGGTGCCATGATATTGTTATTGTTATTCTTTGGTTTCATCGTTAAGACCTTATATTCTATAAAAACCAAGAACAAAGAAATTGCACTTCAGTCCTTAAGACGCGAAATGAACCCACATTTTTTGTTTAACAGCCTTAATAGTGTTAACCAGTTTATAGCCCAAAACAACGAACTTGAAGCAAACAAATATCTTACGTCCTACTCTAACCTGATGCGTAATACGATGGAAAATTCCAATAAGGATTTTGTTACATTAGGCAACGAGATTGAAAACCTCACGAAATACCTTGAACTGGAACACCTGCGATTTAAAGACAAATTCGATTTTGAAGTCAATGTTGATGAGAAGCTGGATAATGAAACCATCTGGGTTCCCAATATGATTGTTCAGCCACATTTGGAGAATGCTATCTGGCACGGACTTCGCTATAAAGAAGGCAAAGGATTGCTTAAAATGAATGTTACTCTTGATGGCAAGAAAATACTAATCACCGTTGACGACGATGGTATTGGCCCAACCAAAAGCAGCGAACTTAAAACGCACAACCAAAAGGTACATAATTCACGCGGGCTAACGAACACTAAAGAACGTATGACCTTATTAAACGAGTTGTACAAAACTAAAATGAGTTTTGCTGTAACCGAAAAGAAGAGCCCTGAAACCGGAACTATTGTTTATATTACATTCCCTATAATAACCAAACCATAA
- a CDS encoding esterase codes for MKAAILVSITFFFSIYSYSQSKNSKPFVMGVVEELYSKELKEKRILNIYLPEGYSKNDTLKYPIVYLLDGSANEDFIHVAGLYQFNSFEWVDRVPKSIVVGIATVDRKRDYTYPTSVKEDKEKYPTTGHSESFIAFIEKELQPFIEKNYKANNDKTIIGQSLGGLLATEIILKKPQLFNRYIIISPSLWWDNGSILNLNSDILESNSTRKTSIYIGVGKEGLAPTKIPRVMEVDANILADKLKGTKSKAANVYFDYLPHEDHATISHQAIANALRFLYTRDKKQ; via the coding sequence ATGAAAGCAGCAATCCTAGTAAGCATAACGTTTTTTTTTTCAATTTATAGCTACTCACAGTCTAAAAACAGTAAGCCCTTTGTTATGGGAGTTGTTGAGGAACTCTACTCGAAAGAACTCAAAGAAAAGAGGATTTTAAATATTTACCTGCCCGAAGGATATTCAAAAAATGACACATTAAAATATCCTATTGTCTACCTTCTTGACGGATCTGCCAATGAAGATTTTATTCACGTCGCAGGACTTTATCAATTTAATAGTTTTGAATGGGTAGATCGGGTGCCGAAGTCTATAGTAGTAGGTATCGCTACTGTAGATAGAAAAAGGGATTATACTTACCCAACCTCTGTTAAAGAAGACAAGGAAAAGTATCCAACAACAGGACATTCAGAATCATTCATTGCATTTATAGAAAAAGAACTACAGCCTTTTATTGAGAAAAACTATAAAGCGAACAACGATAAAACTATCATTGGCCAATCATTAGGAGGCTTGTTAGCTACTGAGATTATCCTGAAAAAGCCGCAGCTTTTTAATAGATATATAATCATAAGTCCTAGCCTGTGGTGGGATAACGGATCAATACTAAACCTAAATTCAGACATATTAGAGAGCAATTCTACTCGTAAAACCTCCATTTACATTGGGGTTGGAAAGGAAGGACTTGCACCTACTAAAATACCACGCGTTATGGAAGTAGACGCTAATATACTCGCAGATAAATTAAAGGGTACTAAAAGTAAAGCCGCAAATGTATATTTTGATTATTTGCCGCACGAAGATCATGCTACCATTTCGCACCAGGCAATAGCTAACGCGTTACGGTTTTTATATACTCGTGATAAAAAGCAATAA
- a CDS encoding ankyrin, protein MSMSFIIACESGKRKIAELLLKNNEVDVKYTDEKGRTALHYAAHNGYLDIVKGLVEQGADINYEDHNGETPLYFACLLKQKQVALYLIEQGASITVNDHKGNSLLHLTASLGQVDVLEKLMDNGLGTDLENNEAETPAMLAAYCGHREVINKLADRGANLNTVDKNGNTALLFAVQSKNLQAVQALVEKGADVNHLNQRGESPMLLACYQNNNLIIKYLLVNGADTTVSSNNGLSPIWYACNNNQKEIVSLFIEHGIDVNYSKPLAGNDNDMGSYLDWVLTTNDLAADSNFNLDSGAHGAESLLHVAVKNGHLSMVKLLIDKGAVVNIQDQSGNTPLHYAAAGGKKDIVKYLLEKDADASLINVKEQKAIDYSNTKGFNEITEMLLSKSPNDIAKMKPVQQEAAPVAGNGVANKKQALMDIKDLLDAGILTQDEFDAEKQKILQG, encoded by the coding sequence ATGTCAATGTCATTTATAATTGCCTGTGAATCGGGCAAACGAAAAATAGCTGAGCTACTGCTTAAAAACAACGAGGTAGATGTAAAATACACCGATGAAAAAGGCAGGACGGCACTGCACTACGCCGCACACAATGGTTACCTTGATATTGTTAAGGGTCTTGTTGAGCAGGGTGCCGATATTAATTACGAAGACCATAACGGCGAAACACCGCTATACTTTGCCTGTCTTCTTAAACAGAAACAAGTTGCCTTATACCTTATTGAACAGGGAGCATCCATTACAGTTAATGATCATAAAGGAAATAGTTTATTGCATTTAACTGCCAGCTTAGGCCAGGTAGATGTCCTTGAGAAATTAATGGATAATGGCTTGGGTACCGACCTAGAAAACAACGAAGCCGAAACTCCAGCGATGCTTGCTGCGTATTGCGGACACAGAGAGGTAATAAACAAACTTGCCGACCGTGGTGCGAACCTCAACACTGTAGATAAAAACGGCAACACCGCACTGCTTTTTGCTGTACAGTCTAAAAACTTACAGGCCGTACAGGCTCTTGTTGAAAAAGGTGCCGATGTGAATCACCTTAACCAACGAGGTGAAAGCCCAATGCTGCTGGCATGTTACCAGAATAATAATCTGATTATTAAATACCTGTTGGTAAATGGTGCAGATACAACCGTTTCATCGAACAATGGCCTCTCTCCTATCTGGTATGCATGTAATAATAACCAGAAGGAAATTGTCAGTTTGTTTATAGAGCATGGTATTGATGTTAATTACAGCAAACCTCTTGCAGGAAATGATAATGATATGGGATCATACCTTGACTGGGTATTAACCACCAACGATCTTGCTGCCGATAGTAATTTCAACTTAGATTCTGGGGCTCATGGTGCTGAGAGCCTGTTGCACGTTGCTGTTAAAAACGGACATTTAAGCATGGTTAAACTATTAATAGATAAAGGTGCTGTCGTAAATATTCAGGATCAAAGTGGCAATACTCCTTTACATTATGCTGCTGCCGGAGGTAAAAAGGACATCGTTAAATACCTGTTAGAAAAAGATGCCGACGCTTCTTTAATTAATGTGAAAGAGCAGAAAGCAATTGATTATTCTAACACCAAAGGCTTTAACGAAATCACAGAGATGTTATTGAGCAAGAGTCCTAATGACATTGCTAAAATGAAACCCGTTCAGCAGGAAGCTGCACCAGTTGCCGGGAACGGCGTAGCAAACAAAAAACAGGCCTTAATGGACATAAAAGACCTGTTAGATGCCGGCATCCTTACACAGGATGAATTTGATGCTGAAAAACAAAAGATACTCCAGGGGTAA
- a CDS encoding UDP-N-acetylmuramoyl-tripeptide--D-alanyl-D-alanine ligase, with product METKELYSYFLQCTGIATDTRKINPGSLFFALKGDNFDANAFAQEALLKGAKYVVIDNPDYKTGDTTLLVNNSLEALQELARHHRNELGLPVIALTGSNGKTTTKELINAVLSKKYTTSATTGNLNNHIGVPLTLLSFAKDTEIGIVEMGANHQLEIEFLCSIAEPNFGYITNFGKAHLEGFGGYEGVIKGKSELYDYLIANTKTAFVNLDDPIQKEKTKDLSRYTFAVDDYNCDVRIETVEANPMVAVKYNGIDIKSHLIGIYNATNISAAIAIGTYFKVSDSKIQQAIEEYIPTNNRSQLLEKNSNKIILDAYNANPSSMKAAIENFLQLDTENGKLAILGDMFELGPESPAEHQKIVTSLVNEENIEICFVGKDFYAYKTDTEHLHFYETYDAFKSAFANLKPTGKTILIKGSRGMALERTLDLI from the coding sequence ATGGAAACCAAAGAACTTTACAGCTATTTTTTACAATGCACAGGCATTGCTACAGATACCCGTAAGATAAATCCCGGATCATTATTCTTTGCTCTTAAAGGCGATAATTTTGACGCCAATGCATTTGCACAAGAAGCACTGCTAAAAGGAGCTAAATATGTTGTGATAGACAATCCGGATTATAAAACCGGTGACACCACTCTATTGGTAAACAATAGTCTTGAAGCACTTCAGGAGCTTGCACGCCATCATAGAAATGAACTTGGCCTGCCTGTGATAGCATTGACCGGAAGTAACGGCAAGACAACTACTAAAGAACTTATAAATGCTGTATTGTCTAAAAAATATACTACATCTGCCACAACTGGCAATTTAAACAACCATATAGGCGTACCGCTTACACTGCTTTCTTTTGCCAAAGACACAGAAATTGGTATTGTAGAAATGGGCGCCAATCATCAGCTGGAGATTGAATTCTTGTGTTCAATTGCCGAGCCTAACTTTGGCTACATTACAAATTTTGGAAAGGCTCATCTTGAAGGTTTTGGCGGCTATGAGGGTGTTATTAAGGGGAAAAGTGAACTTTACGACTACCTTATTGCCAATACTAAAACAGCTTTTGTAAACCTGGATGACCCTATCCAAAAAGAAAAGACAAAAGATTTGTCACGCTACACTTTTGCCGTTGACGATTACAACTGCGATGTACGTATTGAAACCGTAGAAGCCAACCCGATGGTAGCTGTTAAATACAATGGAATCGATATAAAATCGCACCTGATAGGTATTTACAATGCTACGAACATAAGTGCCGCCATTGCGATTGGCACCTATTTTAAGGTAAGCGATTCGAAAATTCAGCAGGCGATAGAAGAATACATACCAACCAACAACAGGTCGCAACTATTGGAAAAAAACAGCAACAAGATAATCCTTGATGCTTACAATGCCAATCCGAGCAGCATGAAAGCAGCTATTGAAAACTTTCTGCAACTGGACACTGAAAACGGCAAACTTGCAATACTGGGAGATATGTTTGAATTGGGCCCCGAAAGCCCTGCAGAACATCAAAAGATAGTTACATCACTTGTTAATGAAGAGAATATTGAAATTTGTTTTGTAGGCAAAGACTTTTACGCTTATAAAACAGATACCGAACATCTTCATTTTTACGAAACCTACGACGCATTTAAATCGGCTTTCGCTAATTTAAAACCCACCGGAAAAACCATATTAATAAAAGGGTCCAGAGGCATGGCACTGGAAAGAACCCTAGATCTTATATAA